One Dermacentor andersoni chromosome 6, qqDerAnde1_hic_scaffold, whole genome shotgun sequence genomic window carries:
- the LOC126522283 gene encoding NADH dehydrogenase [ubiquinone] 1 alpha subcomplex assembly factor 4: MGNRLAAFVSKPIRDFNIENRVDKVISVGKPKAAPRHPSDAKHEPETALADASKVLEKREDLLERLKGVKVVSSDPKSQAQQSTPPESGRPLPQSRAAPQQYKYGFFEPSVVPRGRLTLRQATQLLADAKNDPNTFSPKALAAQYSLDEKDLHNVLRYFSVFRVHSWKPTERDDLTSIDMMKAALLPTKQSPAAKEGSDGTNEEIAKESEQKVGTQGSRTLDTKK, from the exons ATGGGAAACCGGCTGGCGGCCTTCGTTAGCAAGCCCATCAGGGATTTTAATATCGAAAACCGCGTAGACAAGGTTATCAGCGTCGGAAAACCCAAGGCGGCGCCTCGTCATCCGAGCGACGCCAAGCACGAACCCGAGACGGCGCTTGCCG ATGCAAGCAAGGTGCTTGAAAAACGGGAGGATCTTTTGGAGCGTTTGAAAGGCGTGAAGGTGGTCTCGTCAGATCCGAAGTCGCAG GCACAACAAAGTACGCCACCTGAGTCGGGCCGGCCACTTCCACAGAGCCGGGCAGCACCGCAGCAGTACAAGTACGGCTTCTTCGAACCGAGTGTGGTGCCCCGGGGGCGGCTGACACTGCGCCAGGCAACGCAGCTGCTGGCCGACGCGAAGAATGACCCAAACACGTTCAGTCCCAAGGCCCTGGCTGCACAGTACAGCCTTGATGAAAAGGATTTGCACAACGTGCTGCGCTACTTCAGCGTCTTCCGCGTTCACTCGTGGAAGCCTACTGAGCGTGATGACCTGACCAGCATTGACATGATGAAAGCCGCGCTACTTCCGACTAAGCAAAGCCCAGCTGCGAAAGAGGGATCAGACGGCACGAATGAGGAGATCGCGAAAGAAAGTGAACAGAAAGTTGGTACACAAGGCAGTAGGACGCTTGACACTAAGAAGTGA